The proteins below are encoded in one region of Akkermansiaceae bacterium:
- a CDS encoding DUF502 domain-containing protein, with product MPENEVINSPIGEILPARHPRIRKVMGLLLTGFAAVIPILGTIWLMVVIYQVLMRVGDEMIKLLLKGLNLMRSGPDLVTEDFAFYGSNFVRFLIPVFLLLLIGFGVANRPGKKILHWLDLGMQHVPYVGFIYSALKQFVDAVKNLGGDRKFKSVAYVEYPSPGCRMLGFVTGNYHDAQVGRDVTTVFIPTSPNPMTGFTIIIDDDKVQDSSMTLEEASKLILSAGLVAPASFQEDKE from the coding sequence ATGCCCGAAAACGAAGTCATCAATAGCCCGATTGGAGAAATCCTGCCAGCCAGGCACCCGCGCATCCGCAAGGTGATGGGGCTGTTGCTAACAGGTTTTGCTGCCGTTATCCCCATCCTGGGAACCATTTGGTTGATGGTTGTCATCTACCAGGTCTTGATGCGAGTGGGGGATGAGATGATCAAACTCTTACTCAAGGGACTGAACCTGATGCGCTCAGGGCCGGATCTTGTGACCGAGGACTTTGCATTCTACGGATCCAATTTCGTCCGTTTCCTGATCCCTGTTTTCTTGCTCCTGCTGATAGGTTTCGGGGTGGCGAATCGCCCTGGTAAAAAAATCCTGCACTGGCTTGACCTGGGGATGCAGCATGTGCCGTATGTCGGATTCATCTATTCCGCGCTGAAACAATTTGTCGATGCTGTCAAGAACCTCGGCGGTGACCGGAAATTCAAAAGCGTCGCCTACGTCGAGTATCCAAGCCCCGGCTGCCGGATGCTTGGTTTTGTGACCGGTAATTACCACGATGCCCAGGTGGGCCGCGATGTCACCACGGTGTTTATCCCCACCAGTCCGAACCCGATGACGGGGTTTACCATCATCATCGACGATGACAAGGTGCAGGACAGCAGCATGACCCTTGAGGAAGCCAGCAAGCTGATCCTGTCCGCAGGCCTCGTCGCCCCGGCTTCGTTTCAGGAGGACAAGGAGTGA
- a CDS encoding SGNH/GDSL hydrolase family protein, protein MKWCPSAVLPACLLGLGLTLSSQAALKVMAIGDSMTEEYYFEVPFSAPDSDPLDANTMNWVEILHARRSGDIDFGRYENSLLSYRDWRDAGFEYNWGIPGYDTDMWMDIINASLDWPEVELLPDSRSRDKLRSQYDDVDVVVIMLGGNDIRSHYGELYDPEPGDPTPAEFINNIISNLTGIINEIRDVNPAVPIVLADAPDLGATPDKIDAHPDPVKRANASAIINDLNLAIAALATSEGATLAPISNLTDRILSSEPLYIGAIEMIKDKDPENPSNYLFCKGGLHPSTNGQAIIANTLLAAINTATNSNIPLLPDREILADVMGLDPDQPYKDWATTAGLTDLSMSADKDGDGIPNLGEYLLNLNPMVVDDLHVGQLQDIAGTPMLTIDYSPDASAARLADVVVKQSVDLSNWTKVPAASLIDMGSGQYQARMPLDAGIGFFRMEFQLKP, encoded by the coding sequence ATGAAATGGTGTCCATCCGCTGTCCTACCGGCCTGCCTCCTCGGCCTTGGACTCACCTTGTCCTCCCAGGCCGCTCTCAAGGTCATGGCGATCGGGGACAGTATGACGGAGGAGTATTACTTCGAAGTTCCATTCAGTGCTCCGGACTCGGATCCGCTAGATGCAAACACGATGAACTGGGTGGAAATTCTTCATGCCAGAAGAAGTGGCGATATTGATTTTGGCCGTTATGAAAATTCACTACTCAGTTACCGGGACTGGCGAGACGCAGGATTTGAATATAACTGGGGTATCCCCGGATATGACACAGACATGTGGATGGATATCATCAATGCCTCACTTGATTGGCCCGAGGTGGAACTCCTTCCCGATTCAAGAAGCCGTGACAAATTAAGGAGCCAATATGATGACGTCGACGTCGTTGTCATCATGCTCGGAGGAAACGACATCCGTTCTCACTATGGGGAGCTCTATGATCCGGAACCCGGTGACCCTACACCTGCGGAATTCATCAATAATATCATCAGCAACCTCACCGGGATCATTAATGAAATACGCGATGTTAACCCAGCAGTTCCCATCGTGCTGGCCGACGCGCCCGATCTAGGTGCCACACCAGACAAAATTGACGCCCACCCGGATCCGGTAAAAAGAGCTAATGCCAGTGCGATCATCAACGATCTCAACCTCGCCATAGCGGCACTAGCCACAAGCGAGGGAGCCACCCTAGCTCCCATCTCCAACCTAACCGACAGAATCCTATCTTCAGAACCTCTCTATATCGGCGCGATCGAAATGATCAAAGACAAGGACCCGGAGAACCCTTCCAATTACCTCTTTTGCAAGGGGGGCCTGCATCCATCCACCAATGGGCAGGCAATCATCGCCAATACATTGTTAGCAGCCATCAACACAGCGACCAACTCCAACATCCCCCTACTCCCCGACCGTGAGATCCTGGCGGATGTGATGGGTCTGGACCCGGATCAGCCTTATAAGGACTGGGCCACCACAGCAGGACTAACAGACCTCAGCATGTCTGCCGACAAGGATGGCGACGGCATCCCCAACCTGGGCGAATACCTGCTCAACCTGAACCCGATGGTTGTGGATGATCTGCATGTCGGCCAGCTGCAAGACATCGCCGGCACTCCCATGCTGACCATCGATTATTCTCCCGACGCCAGTGCTGCGCGGTTGGCCGATGTTGTGGTGAAGCAATCGGTTGATCTGTCAAACTGGACCAAAGTCCCCGCAGCCAGCCTGATTGACATGGGCAGTGGCCAGTACCAGGCAAGGATGCCGCTCGACGCGGGCATCGGCTTTTTCCGGATGGAGTTCCAGCTCAAGCCCTAA